A genomic window from Silene latifolia isolate original U9 population chromosome Y, ASM4854445v1, whole genome shotgun sequence includes:
- the LOC141633742 gene encoding uncharacterized protein LOC141633742 isoform X1 produces the protein MNIQSFRHHAHHSSPQSTTTTTTITDRRSLDDRRSRLSPTLATLTTLMSHPPLRRFLHRRPRMDLPTTVPGGHKCIEFGSIRTGGASIMVHALLQFGLCIKDCDQTVERGRELRSDHKMVARALTRKGTTLVKLAKMVQWRIWVWFMDCNLGLFCIFRQDEDEARSLR, from the exons ATGAACATTCAGAGTTTCAGACACCACGCTCACCATTCCTCTCCCCaatctaccaccaccaccaccaccatcaccgacCGCAGAAGCCTAGACGATCGCCGGAGTCGGCTCTCTCCAACGCTGGCGACGCTGACCACGCTAATGAGCCACCCTCCTCTTCGTCGCTTCCTTCACCGGCGACCTCGTATGGATTTACCGACAACG GTACCAGGTGGACACAAATGCATTGAATTTGGGAGTATTAGGACTGGTGGTGCTTCTATTATGGTCCATGCTCTTCTCCAATTTGGTCTT TGCATAAAGGACTGTGACCAAACTGTGGAAAGAGGGAGGGAACTTCGGTCGGATCACAAGATGGTAGCCAGGGCTTTGACAAGGAAAGGAACTACATTGGTGAAGTTGGCAAAG ATGGTGCAGTGGAGAATTTGGGTATGGTTTATGGATTGTAATCTTGGTCTCTTCTGTATTTTTCGTCAG GACGAGGACGAGGCACGGAGTTTACGATGA
- the LOC141633742 gene encoding uncharacterized protein LOC141633742 isoform X2: MTSDNTQVCIPQSFTSVTRSIVRQHHHDVKLPPSLLLRHIVPGGHKCIEFGSIRTGGASIMVHALLQFGLCIKDCDQTVERGRELRSDHKMVARALTRKGTTLVKLAKMVQWRIWVWFMDCNLGLFCIFRQDEDEARSLR; encoded by the exons ATGACTTCCGACAACACCCAAGTCTGCATCCCTCAATCGTTCACCTCCGTCACTCGCTCAATCGTTCGCCAACACCACCACGACGTCAAGTTACCGCCATCATTACTGCTCCGTCACATT GTACCAGGTGGACACAAATGCATTGAATTTGGGAGTATTAGGACTGGTGGTGCTTCTATTATGGTCCATGCTCTTCTCCAATTTGGTCTT TGCATAAAGGACTGTGACCAAACTGTGGAAAGAGGGAGGGAACTTCGGTCGGATCACAAGATGGTAGCCAGGGCTTTGACAAGGAAAGGAACTACATTGGTGAAGTTGGCAAAG ATGGTGCAGTGGAGAATTTGGGTATGGTTTATGGATTGTAATCTTGGTCTCTTCTGTATTTTTCGTCAG GACGAGGACGAGGCACGGAGTTTACGATGA